One Comamonas endophytica DNA window includes the following coding sequences:
- the mnmE gene encoding tRNA uridine-5-carboxymethylaminomethyl(34) synthesis GTPase MnmE gives MLPRHDHPIAAIATAPGRGAVGIVRVSGKGLAPLVQRLCGRALKPREATYLPMRDAQGQPIDHGLALFFPGPHSYTGEDVLELQAHGGTVVLQLLLARCLEAAAELESTGQPCLPGLRLAQPGEFTERAFLNDKIDLAQAEAIADLIDASTEAAARSASRSLSGAFSQEIHTLRDALVRLRMLVEATLDFPEEDIDFLQQADARGQLERLQQSLDGVLARAHQGALLREGIKVVIAGQPNAGKSSLLNALAGAELAIVTEIAGTTRDKVQQTIQIEGVPLHVIDTAGLRESEDTVERIGISRAWDEIAAADAVLFLHDLTRQGLDDYRAADDAIRATLTERLPPQVPVIDVWNKTDSAGADLQAEGLRLSARTGDGLDALRRRLLEVAGWQSAPEGLYLARARHVEALQAVGTHLDQAAAQLRAAGPHLDLLAEELRLGQNALNAITGEFTSDDLLGVIFSSFCIGK, from the coding sequence CGGCAAGGGCCTGGCGCCCCTCGTGCAGCGCCTGTGCGGGCGCGCGCTCAAGCCCCGCGAGGCGACCTATCTGCCGATGCGCGATGCCCAGGGCCAGCCCATCGACCACGGCCTGGCGCTGTTCTTCCCCGGCCCGCACAGCTACACCGGCGAGGACGTGCTCGAGTTGCAGGCCCATGGCGGCACGGTGGTGCTGCAGCTGCTGCTGGCGCGCTGCCTCGAAGCCGCGGCCGAGCTGGAATCCACGGGCCAACCCTGCCTGCCGGGCCTGCGCCTGGCGCAGCCGGGCGAGTTCACCGAGCGCGCCTTTCTCAACGACAAGATCGACCTGGCCCAGGCCGAGGCCATTGCCGACCTGATCGACGCCAGCACCGAGGCCGCGGCGCGCAGCGCCAGCCGCTCGCTGTCGGGCGCGTTCTCGCAGGAGATCCACACGCTGCGCGACGCACTGGTACGCCTGCGCATGCTGGTCGAGGCGACGCTGGACTTCCCCGAGGAAGACATCGACTTCCTGCAGCAGGCCGACGCGCGCGGCCAGCTCGAGCGGCTGCAGCAGTCGCTTGACGGCGTGCTGGCGCGCGCGCACCAGGGCGCGCTGCTGCGCGAGGGCATCAAGGTGGTGATCGCCGGCCAGCCCAACGCCGGAAAAAGCTCGCTGCTCAACGCGCTGGCGGGCGCGGAACTCGCCATCGTCACCGAGATCGCGGGCACGACGCGCGACAAGGTGCAGCAGACCATCCAGATCGAGGGTGTGCCGCTGCACGTGATCGACACCGCCGGGCTGCGCGAGAGCGAGGACACGGTCGAGCGCATCGGCATCTCGCGTGCCTGGGACGAGATCGCCGCGGCCGACGCGGTGCTGTTCCTGCACGACCTCACGCGCCAGGGCCTGGACGACTACCGCGCGGCCGACGACGCGATCCGCGCCACGCTCACCGAGCGCCTGCCGCCGCAGGTGCCGGTGATCGATGTCTGGAACAAGACCGATTCGGCCGGTGCCGATCTGCAGGCCGAGGGGCTGCGCCTGTCGGCGCGCACCGGCGACGGCCTCGACGCGCTGCGCCGGCGCCTGCTCGAGGTCGCGGGCTGGCAATCCGCGCCCGAGGGCCTGTACCTGGCGCGCGCGCGCCATGTCGAGGCGCTGCAGGCCGTGGGCACCCACCTGGACCAGGCCGCCGCGCAGCTGCGCGCCGCCGGCCCGCATCTCGATCTGCTGGCCGAGGAGCTGCGTCTGGGGCAGAACGCGCTCAATGCCATCACCGGGGAGTTCACTTCGGATGATCTGCTGGGGGTGATCTTCTCGAGTTTCTGCATCGGGAAGTGA
- a CDS encoding alpha/beta fold hydrolase → MASLTRLAALFTLCTAALLAGCAGVRVSSIQPSEYLSQRRSDILTAGRLSAATQEALRVIGLQGEHCAQLPAQCRATIADTPGLTDEQRLSSLAELWTQAALQSQRSAPGSHGSDEIEAWLETARHAYAYLFFSSRKPGERVFEDRQTQVRDYYNHAVEQAITGLFRHSPEQHLAALESSVLPWHGWNLHLSLDGIVRPRTQQMPRELITAASLSFSGLRNLYRREGFGGELVAVFPIDDKLQDSRPGGTPRAEGAGQPFREAPFPALTALLRFEGKSLAEVLQTRAIHVQMYDPYRFSRVELAGEQVPLAGNFTSGYGLWLARSGFSVHAVRSLLGLGHGLQRPRIYLMQPYDPDRRVVLMLHGLASSPEAWINVANEVLGDETLRRNYQIWQVYYPTSAPLALNNRAIRDALQATIAHFDPQRQAPASQRMTVVGHSMGGVLARLLVSSSGSQAWDRLLEDYQLEPGQRVELQQRMAPLLDFEPLPQITDAIFIASPHRGTSYANNRVARWVAQLITPPSPMLEQVDDVRRALARLQPRPGRQGLLRIPNSIDNLSDEDPFVRLTSNLPLAPQLRYHSIIGDTAPARPLADSSDGWVPYASAHLPGAASELVVEAGHSVQEHPQAIIEIRRILHEQLRRSGGNCARRPASFDPLPCPRVGASGG, encoded by the coding sequence ATGGCTTCATTGACCCGCCTAGCCGCCCTGTTCACCCTGTGTACCGCCGCGCTGCTGGCGGGTTGCGCGGGTGTCCGGGTCAGTTCCATCCAGCCATCGGAATACCTGTCGCAGCGCCGCTCCGACATCCTCACCGCCGGCCGGCTCAGCGCCGCCACCCAGGAGGCGCTGCGCGTCATCGGCCTGCAAGGCGAGCACTGCGCGCAGCTGCCTGCCCAATGCCGCGCCACCATTGCCGACACACCCGGGCTGACCGACGAGCAGCGCCTGTCGTCGCTGGCCGAGCTGTGGACGCAGGCCGCGCTGCAGTCCCAGCGCAGCGCGCCCGGCAGCCATGGCAGCGACGAGATCGAGGCCTGGCTTGAAACCGCGCGCCATGCCTATGCCTACCTGTTCTTCTCTTCGCGCAAGCCCGGCGAGCGCGTCTTCGAGGACCGCCAGACCCAGGTGCGCGACTATTACAACCACGCGGTGGAGCAGGCCATCACCGGACTGTTCCGCCACAGCCCTGAGCAGCATCTCGCGGCGCTGGAATCCTCGGTGCTGCCCTGGCACGGCTGGAACCTGCATCTGAGCCTGGACGGTATCGTGCGCCCGCGCACGCAGCAGATGCCGCGCGAGCTCATCACCGCCGCGTCGCTGAGCTTCTCGGGCCTGCGCAACCTCTACCGCCGCGAGGGTTTCGGCGGCGAGCTGGTCGCGGTCTTCCCCATCGATGACAAGCTGCAGGACAGCAGGCCCGGCGGCACGCCCCGGGCCGAGGGAGCGGGCCAGCCATTCCGCGAAGCGCCCTTCCCGGCGCTCACCGCGCTGCTGCGCTTCGAGGGAAAGTCGCTGGCCGAGGTGCTGCAGACGCGCGCCATCCACGTGCAGATGTACGACCCCTACCGCTTCAGCCGGGTGGAGCTCGCGGGCGAGCAGGTGCCGCTGGCCGGCAACTTCACCTCGGGCTACGGGCTGTGGCTCGCGCGCTCGGGCTTTTCCGTGCATGCCGTGCGCTCGCTGCTGGGCCTGGGCCACGGGCTGCAGCGCCCGCGCATCTACCTGATGCAGCCCTACGACCCAGACCGGCGCGTGGTGCTGATGCTGCACGGCCTGGCGAGCAGCCCCGAGGCCTGGATCAATGTCGCCAACGAGGTGCTGGGCGACGAGACGCTGCGCAGGAACTACCAGATCTGGCAGGTCTACTATCCGACCAGTGCGCCGTTGGCGCTCAACAACCGCGCGATCCGCGACGCGCTGCAGGCCACCATCGCGCATTTCGACCCGCAGCGCCAGGCTCCGGCGTCGCAGCGGATGACCGTGGTGGGCCACAGCATGGGCGGCGTGCTGGCGCGGCTGCTGGTGTCCTCCAGCGGCAGCCAGGCCTGGGACCGGTTGCTCGAGGATTACCAGCTCGAGCCCGGGCAGCGGGTGGAGCTGCAGCAGCGCATGGCGCCGCTGCTCGATTTCGAGCCGCTGCCGCAGATCACCGATGCCATCTTCATCGCCTCGCCGCACCGCGGCACCTCCTATGCCAACAACCGGGTGGCGCGCTGGGTGGCCCAGCTGATCACGCCGCCCTCCCCCATGCTCGAGCAGGTCGACGACGTGCGGCGCGCGCTGGCCCGGCTCCAGCCCCGGCCGGGCCGCCAGGGCCTGCTGCGCATTCCCAACAGCATCGACAACCTCAGCGACGAGGACCCTTTCGTGCGCCTGACCTCGAACCTGCCGCTGGCGCCGCAGCTGCGCTACCACTCGATCATCGGCGACACCGCACCCGCCCGGCCGCTGGCCGATTCCAGCGACGGCTGGGTCCCGTACGCCAGCGCGCACCTGCCCGGCGCCGCGTCGGAGCTGGTGGTCGAAGCCGGCCACAGCGTGCAGGAGCATCCGCAGGCGATCATCGAGATCCGGCGCATCCTGCACGAGCAGCTGCGGCGGTCCGGAGGGAATTGCGCACGGAGGCCGGCATCGTTCGATCCGCTGCCCTGCCCGAGGGTTGGGGCAAGCGGGGGGTGA
- a CDS encoding DUF4105 domain-containing protein, translating into MPPVPVQPRRLLGRVAGIVARALGLLLALGLAAFGALALWSHAPGGRLAAAALAGLWVVWVGAGGLLASADPRSWRAWGLLAAGCVLLGLWWSSITPSNDRVWAADVSRTLRAERNGSEVLLHNVRNFTWRSDDDYTARWETRRYDLDRLRSVDMALSYWMGPAIAHTLVSFGFDDGRQLVFSVEVRKERHERYSALAGFFKRYELALVAADERDILGVRAQVRGEDVYLYRVHMPAPAMRALFEQYLGEAEELHATPRFYQTLTANCTTIVYAMMQRIVPGLPLDWRLLLSGYLPGYVQEAGALTPGYSLQELQARGRITERAQHAGSDADFSAAIRQGLPVHPR; encoded by the coding sequence ATGCCACCCGTTCCCGTTCAACCCCGGCGGCTGCTGGGGCGCGTCGCCGGCATTGTCGCCCGCGCCCTGGGCCTCCTGCTGGCCCTGGGCCTGGCAGCCTTTGGCGCGCTGGCGCTGTGGAGCCATGCGCCGGGCGGGCGGCTGGCTGCCGCGGCGCTCGCCGGCCTGTGGGTGGTCTGGGTTGGCGCCGGCGGCCTGCTGGCCAGCGCCGATCCACGCTCCTGGCGTGCCTGGGGGCTGCTGGCGGCGGGCTGCGTGCTGCTGGGCCTGTGGTGGAGCTCGATCACTCCGTCCAACGACCGCGTCTGGGCCGCCGACGTGTCCCGCACGCTGCGCGCGGAACGCAACGGCTCGGAGGTACTGCTGCACAACGTGCGCAATTTCACCTGGCGCAGCGATGACGACTACACCGCGCGCTGGGAAACCCGGCGCTACGACCTCGACCGCCTGCGCTCGGTCGACATGGCGCTGTCCTATTGGATGGGCCCGGCCATCGCCCATACCCTGGTGTCCTTTGGCTTCGATGACGGCCGCCAGCTGGTGTTCTCGGTCGAGGTGCGCAAGGAGCGCCACGAGCGCTATTCCGCGCTGGCCGGATTCTTCAAGCGCTACGAGCTGGCGCTGGTCGCGGCCGACGAGCGCGACATCCTGGGGGTGCGGGCGCAGGTGCGCGGCGAGGACGTCTATCTCTACCGCGTGCACATGCCCGCGCCGGCCATGCGCGCGCTGTTCGAGCAATACCTCGGCGAGGCCGAGGAACTGCACGCCACGCCGCGCTTCTACCAGACGTTGACCGCCAACTGCACGACCATCGTCTATGCGATGATGCAGCGCATCGTGCCCGGCCTGCCGCTGGATTGGCGCCTGCTGCTGTCGGGCTATCTGCCCGGCTATGTGCAGGAGGCCGGAGCGCTGACGCCGGGCTATTCGCTGCAGGAACTGCAGGCGCGCGGGCGGATCACCGAGCGCGCGCAGCATGCCGGCAGCGATGCCGATTTTTCCGCCGCCATCCGGCAGGGGTTGCCGGTCCATCCACGTTGA
- a CDS encoding adenine phosphoribosyltransferase: MLHTTINEYLRQYIRTVPDWPAPGVQFRDITPLLQDPKVFRVLIDAFVHRYMDAALRPDVVAGLDARGFILGAVVAYELNVGFVPIRKKGKLPFTTVEETYELEYGSATVELHADAVKSGDRVLLIDDLIATGGTMMAGKKLLEKLGAEVIEGAAIVDLPELGGSERLRESGLPLYTLVDFAGH, from the coding sequence ATGCTCCACACCACCATCAACGAATATCTGCGCCAGTACATCCGCACGGTGCCCGACTGGCCCGCGCCCGGCGTGCAGTTCCGCGACATCACGCCGCTGCTGCAGGACCCGAAGGTCTTTCGCGTGCTGATCGATGCCTTCGTGCACCGCTACATGGACGCGGCGCTGCGGCCCGACGTCGTTGCCGGCCTGGACGCGCGCGGCTTCATCCTCGGCGCCGTCGTGGCCTATGAGCTCAACGTCGGCTTCGTGCCGATCCGCAAGAAAGGCAAGCTGCCCTTCACGACCGTCGAAGAGACCTACGAGCTGGAATACGGCAGCGCCACCGTGGAGCTGCATGCCGATGCCGTCAAGTCCGGCGACCGGGTGCTGCTGATCGACGACCTGATCGCCACCGGCGGCACGATGATGGCCGGCAAGAAGCTGCTGGAGAAGCTCGGCGCCGAGGTGATCGAGGGCGCGGCCATCGTCGATCTGCCCGAACTGGGCGGCTCCGAGCGCCTGCGCGAAAGCGGGCTGCCGCTCTACACGCTGGTGGACTTTGCCGGCCACTGA
- a CDS encoding KpsF/GutQ family sugar-phosphate isomerase — MNSASASARAFDGPQALQLARDTLGIEAQALLALSDRLSPVFARVVERILEIQGRVVVMGMGKSGHVGRKIAATLASTGTPSFFVHPGEASHGDLGMVTEKDLVLALSNSGESDEIAALLPALRRQGVPVVGMTGNARSTLARHADWVLDTYVEREACPLNLAPTASTTAQLALGDALAVALLDARGFKAEDFARSHPGGALGRKLLTHVGDVMRSGSDVPRVPADAPFLLLMREMSAKGLGASAVVGADGRLLGVFTDGDLRRRIERGADLLSTTAGEVMHAKPHTIEARALAVDAARLMEQHGITSVLVVEGTDELVGVVHIRDLMRAKVI; from the coding sequence ATGAATTCTGCATCCGCTTCCGCGCGCGCGTTCGACGGCCCCCAGGCCCTGCAATTGGCGCGCGACACCCTTGGCATCGAGGCCCAGGCCCTGCTGGCCCTGTCCGACCGTCTGTCCCCCGTGTTCGCGCGGGTGGTCGAGCGCATCCTCGAGATCCAGGGCCGGGTGGTGGTCATGGGCATGGGCAAGAGCGGCCATGTGGGCCGCAAGATCGCCGCCACGCTGGCATCGACCGGCACTCCGTCGTTCTTCGTGCACCCGGGCGAAGCCAGCCATGGCGACCTGGGCATGGTGACGGAAAAGGACCTGGTGCTGGCGCTGTCCAACAGCGGCGAGAGCGACGAGATCGCGGCCCTGCTGCCCGCCCTGCGGCGCCAGGGCGTGCCCGTCGTGGGCATGACCGGCAACGCGCGCTCCACGCTGGCGCGCCATGCGGACTGGGTGCTCGATACCTATGTGGAGCGCGAGGCCTGCCCTCTGAACCTCGCCCCCACGGCCAGCACCACGGCGCAGCTGGCGCTGGGCGATGCGCTGGCGGTGGCGCTGCTCGATGCGCGCGGCTTCAAGGCCGAGGATTTCGCGCGCTCCCACCCGGGCGGCGCGCTCGGGCGCAAGCTGCTGACCCATGTGGGCGACGTCATGCGCTCGGGCAGCGACGTGCCGCGCGTGCCGGCCGACGCCCCCTTCCTGCTGCTGATGCGCGAGATGAGCGCCAAGGGCCTGGGCGCTTCGGCCGTCGTCGGCGCCGACGGCCGGCTGCTCGGCGTGTTCACCGACGGCGACCTGCGCCGGCGCATCGAGCGCGGCGCCGACCTGCTGAGCACCACGGCCGGCGAGGTCATGCATGCCAAGCCCCACACCATCGAGGCGCGGGCGCTGGCCGTCGATGCCGCGCGGCTGATGGAGCAGCACGGCATCACCTCGGTGCTCGTGGTCGAGGGCACCGACGAACTGGTCGGCGTGGTGCATATCCGCGACCTGATGCGCGCCAAGGTGATCTGA
- a CDS encoding KdsC family phosphatase yields MQRPALSPALGFAPQLLLKAQGVRVAFFDVDGVLTDGGLYFTHEGEVIKRFNTLDGHGLKLLQKAGITPVVITGRDSAPLRLRLKNLGVEHARFGTEDKRPAAEEFLQALGLDWSQAAAIGDDWPDLPVMRRAAFACAPVNAQAEALAAADYVTERPGGQGAAREFCDLLLVASGRYAALLEGYA; encoded by the coding sequence ATGCAGCGTCCCGCTCTGTCCCCGGCGCTGGGATTCGCGCCGCAGCTGCTGCTCAAGGCCCAGGGGGTGCGCGTGGCGTTCTTCGACGTCGACGGCGTGCTCACCGATGGCGGGCTGTATTTCACGCACGAGGGCGAGGTGATCAAGCGCTTCAATACCCTCGACGGCCATGGCCTGAAGCTGCTGCAGAAGGCGGGCATCACCCCGGTGGTGATCACGGGGCGGGATTCGGCGCCGCTGCGCCTGCGCCTGAAGAACCTGGGCGTGGAGCATGCGCGCTTCGGCACCGAGGACAAGCGGCCCGCGGCCGAGGAATTCCTGCAGGCGCTGGGCCTGGACTGGAGCCAGGCCGCTGCCATCGGCGACGACTGGCCCGATCTGCCGGTCATGCGCCGCGCGGCTTTCGCCTGCGCGCCCGTCAATGCACAGGCCGAGGCCCTGGCCGCGGCCGATTACGTCACCGAACGCCCGGGCGGGCAGGGTGCGGCGCGTGAATTCTGCGATCTGCTGCTGGTGGCGTCGGGCCGCTATGCAGCGCTGCTGGAAGGCTATGCATGA
- the lptC gene encoding LPS export ABC transporter periplasmic protein LptC, whose protein sequence is MRSRWRRGWDGFTLYLPVVLMGLMALASWWLVRNAPSALPDAPARAPVHEPDYFMKDFSVRSFDAAGRMTRQLQGEMARHYPDTDTLEIDGVQLNAQAPDGRRTRATALHGLSNGDGSEVQLSGDARVTREAVRLPDGTLSPELRFEGEFLHAWTSEERVVSDRPVVLWRGADRFTADRLRYDNLDQVLQLDGRVRGVLQPGPAR, encoded by the coding sequence ATGCGCAGCCGATGGCGCCGTGGCTGGGACGGTTTCACGCTCTATCTGCCGGTGGTGCTGATGGGGCTGATGGCGCTTGCCAGCTGGTGGCTGGTGCGCAACGCGCCTTCGGCGCTGCCCGACGCGCCCGCGCGCGCGCCGGTGCATGAGCCCGACTACTTCATGAAGGATTTCTCGGTGCGCAGCTTCGATGCGGCGGGCCGCATGACGCGCCAGCTGCAGGGCGAGATGGCGCGCCACTACCCCGACACCGATACGCTGGAGATCGATGGCGTGCAACTGAATGCGCAGGCCCCGGACGGGCGGCGCACCCGGGCCACCGCGCTGCACGGCCTGAGCAATGGCGATGGCTCCGAGGTGCAGCTGTCCGGCGATGCGCGCGTCACGCGCGAGGCCGTGCGGCTGCCGGATGGCACGCTCTCGCCCGAGCTGCGCTTCGAGGGCGAATTCCTGCATGCCTGGACCAGCGAGGAGCGCGTCGTCTCGGACAGGCCGGTGGTGCTGTGGCGCGGCGCGGACCGCTTCACGGCCGACCGCCTGCGCTACGACAACCTGGACCAGGTACTGCAGCTGGACGGCCGGGTCCGCGGGGTACTGCAGCCCGGGCCGGCGCGCTGA
- a CDS encoding SDR family oxidoreductase: MAASARPLVFITGASSGIGQALAARFYAEGHDLALVARNTQAMHDWAAVRGLEPARYAIYGADVSKADSIVEAGTQCIVRQGLPQIVVANAGVSWGVDTAEREDLDVMAQLLATNNLGMAATFHPFLRAMQARGSGTLVGLASVAAIRGLPGHGAYCASKAGVVAYCESLRGEMRASGVRVVTLLPGYVATPLTQGNRYPMPFLLSAEDFARRACRTILRQSSYAVIPWQMGIVAKLLRVLPNALFDRLLQGRQTKHRHRLEP, translated from the coding sequence ATGGCAGCGTCGGCGCGTCCCCTGGTCTTCATCACCGGTGCCTCCAGCGGCATCGGCCAGGCGCTTGCGGCACGCTTCTATGCCGAGGGGCATGACCTGGCGCTGGTGGCGCGCAACACCCAGGCCATGCACGACTGGGCCGCGGTCCGGGGGTTGGAGCCGGCGCGCTACGCCATCTACGGCGCCGATGTGTCCAAGGCCGACAGCATCGTCGAGGCCGGCACGCAGTGCATCGTACGCCAGGGCCTGCCGCAGATCGTGGTGGCCAACGCGGGCGTGAGCTGGGGCGTGGACACCGCCGAGCGCGAAGACCTCGACGTGATGGCGCAGCTGCTGGCCACCAACAACCTGGGCATGGCCGCGACCTTCCACCCCTTCCTGCGCGCCATGCAGGCGCGCGGTTCGGGCACGCTGGTCGGGCTGGCCAGCGTGGCCGCGATCCGCGGGCTGCCCGGGCATGGCGCCTACTGCGCGAGCAAGGCTGGCGTGGTGGCTTACTGCGAGAGCCTGCGCGGCGAGATGCGCGCCAGCGGGGTGCGCGTGGTGACGCTGCTGCCCGGCTATGTGGCCACGCCCCTCACGCAAGGCAACCGCTATCCGATGCCCTTTCTGCTGAGCGCCGAGGACTTCGCACGGCGCGCCTGCCGGACCATCCTGCGCCAAAGCAGCTATGCGGTCATTCCCTGGCAGATGGGCATCGTCGCCAAACTGCTGCGGGTATTGCCCAATGCCTTATTCGACCGCCTGCTGCAGGGACGCCAAACCAAGCACCGGCACCGGCTCGAGCCCTGA
- a CDS encoding RNA recognition motif domain-containing protein has product MGNKLYVGNLPYGVRDNDLEQAFSPYGSVTSAKVMMERDTGRSKGFGFVEMGSDSEAQAAIQGMNGQSLGGRSVVVNEARPMEPRPPRSGGFGGGGYGGGGGGGYGGGGYGGGREGGGGYGGGREGGGYGGGREGGGGYGGGRGEGGGGYGGGRDGGYGGGREGGGRNDGGFRSPYGSGPRGGGRGGYNHGE; this is encoded by the coding sequence ATGGGCAACAAGCTGTATGTTGGCAATCTCCCTTACGGAGTGCGCGACAACGACCTGGAGCAGGCATTCAGCCCGTATGGTTCGGTGACGAGCGCCAAGGTGATGATGGAACGCGACACCGGTCGTTCCAAGGGTTTTGGTTTCGTCGAGATGGGCAGCGATTCGGAAGCACAGGCAGCGATCCAGGGTATGAACGGCCAGTCGCTCGGCGGCCGCAGCGTCGTCGTCAATGAAGCACGTCCCATGGAGCCACGTCCTCCACGCAGCGGCGGCTTCGGTGGCGGTGGTTACGGCGGTGGCGGCGGTGGCGGCTACGGCGGTGGTGGTTATGGCGGCGGCCGCGAAGGTGGCGGCGGCTATGGCGGCGGCCGTGAAGGCGGCGGCTACGGTGGCGGCCGCGAAGGTGGTGGCGGCTACGGCGGTGGCCGTGGCGAAGGTGGCGGCGGTTATGGCGGCGGCCGTGACGGCGGCTACGGCGGTGGCCGCGAAGGCGGCGGCCGCAATGATGGCGGTTTCCGCAGCCCCTATGGCTCGGGCCCCCGTGGCGGTGGCCGCGGCGGTTACAACCACGGCGAATAA
- a CDS encoding RNA recognition motif domain-containing protein, translating into MGNKLYVGNLPYSFRDGDLEQAFSEFGNVNSAKVMMERDTGRSKGFGFVEMGSDAEAQAAIQGLHGQNQGGRDLVVNEARPMEPRPPRSGGGFGGGGYGGGNGGGFGGGRSGGGGFGGGRNSY; encoded by the coding sequence GCAACCTGCCGTACTCTTTCCGTGATGGCGACCTCGAGCAAGCTTTCAGCGAATTCGGCAACGTCAACAGCGCCAAGGTCATGATGGAACGTGACACCGGCCGTTCGAAGGGCTTCGGCTTCGTCGAAATGGGCAGCGATGCGGAAGCACAAGCCGCTATCCAGGGCCTGCATGGCCAGAACCAAGGCGGCCGTGACCTCGTGGTCAACGAAGCCCGTCCCATGGAACCCCGCCCTCCCCGTAGCGGTGGCGGCTTCGGCGGCGGCGGTTACGGCGGCGGCAATGGCGGCGGCTTCGGCGGCGGCCGCAGCGGTGGCGGTGGTTTCGGCGGTGGCCGCAACAGCTACTAA